The following coding sequences lie in one Apus apus isolate bApuApu2 chromosome 16, bApuApu2.pri.cur, whole genome shotgun sequence genomic window:
- the LOC127391480 gene encoding LOW QUALITY PROTEIN: translation initiation factor IF-2-like (The sequence of the model RefSeq protein was modified relative to this genomic sequence to represent the inferred CDS: inserted 1 base in 1 codon; substituted 1 base at 1 genomic stop codon): protein MTGQRRPALPRPALPLVRERSARVTSAGGWGCPRGSGVPGSGGEQPRSALAGRAAGSVSPKAAAAEAELHRAPAPGGAGRGVRGATGGAGPGRGGRERPWAPGTGAAAPCPGAPGGPGSACVGVCFLIVRCSSVGDPTVLIKDPDMAEEMQQRAVQCPSLATEKSNVERENADFIKRGNESEKKYSPTWHCIXRKFGSXMSQETKHCVFYQILFC from the exons ATGAcggggcagcggcggccggCGCTGCCGCGGCCGGCGCTGCCGTTGGTGCGGGAGCGCTCAGCCCGTGTCACCTCCGCCgggggctggggctgtcccCGCGGCTCCGGTGTGCCCGGCAGCGGAGGAGAGCAGCCGCGATCCGCCCTCGCCGGCCGCGCCGCGGGGAGCGTGAGCCCGAAGGCG GCGGCCGCCGAGGCCGAGTTGCACAGAGCTCCCGCGCCGGGCGGAGCGGGGAGGGGCGTGAGGGGCGCGAccggcggggctgggccgggccgcgggggcAGGGAGAGGCCGTGGGCGCCGGGCACGGGAGCGGCTGCGCCCTGCCCCGGGGCTCCGGGCGGCCCCGGCAGCGCTTGTGTCGGTGTGTGTTTTTTGATTGTTCGGTGTAGCTCGGTGGGTGATCCAACGGTCCTGATAAAGGACCCGGACATGGCTGAGGAGATGCAGCAACGTGCGGTGCAGTGTCCCAGCCTGGCCACAGAGAAATCTAATGTTGAAAGAGAAAACGCAGACTTTATAAAGAGAGGAAAT GAGTCTGAGAAGAAATACAGTCCCACTTGGCACTGCA GTAGGAAATTTGGCAGCTAAATGTCTCAAGAGACCAAGCACTGCGTTTTCTATCAAATCCTCTTCTGTTAA
- the DYNLL1 gene encoding dynein light chain 1, cytoplasmic — translation MSDRKAVIKNADMSEEMQQDAVECATQALEKYNIEKDIAAHIKKEFDKKYNPTWHCIVGRNFGSYVTHETKHFIYFYLGQVAILLFKSG, via the exons ATGAGTGATCGAAAGGCAGTGATTAAGAATGCGGACATGTCAGAAGAGATGCAGCAAGACGCTGTAGAGTGTGCTACTCAGGCCTTGGAGAAGTACAACATCGAGAAGGACATTGCTGCTCACATTAAGAAG GAGTTTGACAAGAAATACAATCCCACTTGGCACTGCATCGTGGGAAGGAACTTTGGCAGCTATGTGACTCATGAGACCAAGCACTTCATCTACTTCTACCTCGGCCAAGTCGCTATTCTTCTTTTCAAGTCTGGGTAG